Below is a genomic region from Kryptolebias marmoratus isolate JLee-2015 linkage group LG12, ASM164957v2, whole genome shotgun sequence.
cacagtctggctaatgtctttaaccatttacgtttaatgtttgttagtgacatatttagttttgctgaggggacataaaaccgcggtgaaaaggcacagggtgaggcaggcagtactttgccgcactgaagggggcgcacatGAGCCAatgggagcttgttgctgctgtcctttcacgcagaggcgagtgacagtcacgtgcactgctgccagccgttaagttttgttttgctccttgagactgccaaaatggtaattgtaacgttttttcttctcttatcTTTATtactactatgtgtgcgcgtgtgtgcgcgcaagcgtgtgcgtgtgtgagtgagtgagtgagtgagtgacagacagacagacagacagtgtgtGAAGAaggctgatgagatatgaaataaccagcagccaattgaataagttacccttttgggtttatatatttgtaaatctgactctaaaggagtcagtgcctcaccaaccatgaacctcaccacACGTCACTGGCTCAGGTGTATGTTAGAATCATGGCAGCAAACCAGCAAAACgcaaacttttcagttttttcccaaaactaaccgactgagttgagtaaaactgttggatacagctaatgttagctaaaagatgACTATACCAGTACAGCACCTTGAGCTTGTTAAGAAGTAGCCTGTAGGCtactggtgttgttgtttatgttcaaaagtgGGTAGTACTTGTTACANNNNNNNNNNNNNNNNNNNNNNNNNNNNNNNNNNNNNNNNNNNNNNNNNNNNNNNNNNNNNNNNNNNNNNNNNNNNNNNNNNNNNNNNNNNNNNNNNNNNNNNNNNNNNNNNNNNNNNNNNNNNNNNNNNNNNNNNNNNNNNNNNNNNNNNNNNNNNNNNNNNNNNNNNNNNNNNNNNNNNNNNNNNNNNNNNNNNNNNNNNNNNNNNNNNNNNNNNNNNNNNNNNNNNNNNNNNNNNNNNNNNNNNNNNNNNNNNNNNNNNNNNNNNNNNNNNNNNNNNNNNNNNNNNNNNNNNNNNNNNNNNNNNNNNNNNNNNNNNNNNNNNNNNNNNNNNNNNNNNNNNNNNNNNNNNNNNNNNNNNNNNNNNNNNNNNNNNNNNNNNNNNNNNNNNNNNNNNNNNNNNNNNNNNNNNNNNNNNNNNNNNNNNNNNNNattaaaatggtacattactgatgtattaaaattaaatacgatAGGCACACTTAATGACATTgtattagcctttaggtaatacagtagacaagtacttttacttttaatacttaagtagttttaaaagccagtactttcttacttttacttaagtacaaatgttaatgtggtacttttacttttacttgagtacatttttgtctgtgtatttgtactttgacttaagtacagtgtttgaatactttctccaccactgggaatgaggtcatcagaggtacagcacaggttgaaggactgggagataaaagttaaagaggccagactgagatggtttggacatgtgcagaggagggacagtgggtatattggtagaaggatgttagagacgcagctgccaagaaaaagacaaagagaagatatatggatgcagagAGGATATGGacgtagttggagtgaggacagaggacacaaaagacagagttagatggaggatgactcgctgtggcgacagctgaaagaaaaaaagttacttaTTAGGTGGAACTACTTTTTTGGGGTgaatgaattattattattattattattattattattattattattattattattattattattattattattatttccgtGGGGCCCTACCTGCCCTTATGCGCCTGCAGCCCGTTTACCACAGAACTACATTTCAAATTAGCCGGAATATCCCTTTAACTCCCAGCGGGCTGCAGGGAGGCCGTCCTGGACTGCGGACGGTTCGACAGAACAGCTGGATCCGCTCCGTTTGTTCCCACTTTTTGGGTTCGGTCCCGGTTCGGGGAGACCTCGGTCGTTACCGCGCGCCGAGGCAGCCGCTCCGCCAGGCGGCGCTGTAGTCATGGAAACGCTCTCCCTCAGGTGAAGCCCTAAAGTTGGCCGCGGTGGAAGGAGACGCCTCCGGGGCCGAACAGGTGTCTGCCGAACCGAACACGACCTGCTGCTGGGGCGGAACACCGGAGGCTTAAAATGGTCACCAGaggagtttaaaacaaaacaaccaaacaaacaaaccgaaGAGCGGGAACAGGTAAAAGTTTAACTTTCTTCTCGctcttttgaattattttattttctgtcttgtctcGTGAACTTGGCGTGACGTGGACAAACGCTCGCAGAGAGACAGGTGTCCATGACCGTCCCGTTCCGGGGTGGTTTCACCTGCACGTTTCCGCTTTCTGACCAGGATGCACTCGTTTAGGATTaactaataaatgttaaaagtgcATTTAGGCTGCCTCTTTATGCAAAAGatacctttattttaaataaaagccttccTCTTCTTATCTGCTGCAGGCTTTAATCAATAACGGGAGACGGAACAAACGCCTTCAGATACTTCATTTGGAGCACTTTATTGCAACTTTCTTGGATTCTTGCAGCTGCAAcagaaattgtttatttttcaattcCATTAATGTCAAATTTAATGTTTGAGAAGAATTAAGCATTGAAAGAAGATGGTTTAAAATAAGGCTGTGGTAAAATAAAAGACGAAAAGGTTCCAAGTTAATAAGACAAAACAAGCGTATTAGAGCGGAAACACATTAAAACGGGCGAAAGGGAGTGTGTTTGTGGGCTTACAAACTTATTTCCCCACTTCCTTACTTCCTCCTCCTGCGTTGCTGTTGCTCAGTATTTCATCGGGTTGACttcctgtcctctgtgtccCCCCCCTCCAGCCTGAAAGCCGTGTGACGTCTCCTCGAGGCAACCGCCATGAGGAGGACCAAGCAGATCAACATCAAGCGGGCCCTCGCCCTCGCCGGCACCTTCGGCTTCCTGCGCTCCTGTTCCAAGGCCTGCCTGCTCCCCTTCCTCACGCTCTACTTCAGGCAGCTGGGCCTGTGTCCGGCGATGGCGGGCATCGTCGTGGGCGCCAGGCACCTCATGGCGCTGGTGTGGAGCCCCGTGGCGAGCCTGCTGGCCAAACACTACAACAAGAGGCGAGCGGCCGTCGGCTGCTCGCTCGTGCTTTCGGCCGCGGCGGCCCTCACCCTGCTGGTTCTCCCGCCCGCGGGGGCGCCGTGTGCGCCGGCCGGCTCCTGTAACGCTTCGAACCCGAGTTCAGCTCCGAGCCAAAGTCTTCACGATCCGCTCAACACAACTAGTGCCAGAATACGGCCGCACACTCTGACCGCCGTCCCTTCCAACACCTCCGCTGATGCGAAACCTGCTCCTGAAGCCAGAAATGCGTCTTCCTCGGATCACCGAGATAAACCCCACCCTCCGCTGTCGAAAGAAAATGCATCGGTGGTTCTCAACAGCGGTCGTGAAGAGATCAACACTGTGAATTCTACTGTGAGTTCTTTGGAGGCTAAAGTGAGACACAACAGGTCCGTGTTTGCTCTGGATCAGCCGGAGGAGGCGCAGAcgaggaggtctgggtttctggGCAGCCTGAAGGAGATGGACTCTCAGAGCCAGCTCTTCTTCCTCATACTCATCATCGTGTCCGTGTGGGAGCTGGTGTCGGCGCCCCTGGAGTGGACTGTAGACGACGGGCTCTATGAGTACCTGGACTTCGCCGACGCCTCGGACCATTACAGCAGCACCGAGGTGTGGGGTTTGCTCGGCGCGGCGTGCGGGGTCGGGGGCGCCGGGCTGCTGGTCAGCCGGCTCGGTTGCCTCATCGCTGCCGACACCCCCAGGTCGGCGGTGCATTTCTACTGCTACGCCGGCCTGGTGACTGCCGCCCTGCCCGTGGCCGCCTGCCTCCCCCTCTACCTGAGTAAGAAGCGTGACCGCGCCAGCGGGCTGCTGAAAGCCATGCAGCTCGTGCACGGATCGCCCCGTGCCCTGCTCTGCGCCGCCACCGTCTTCCTCGCTGGGGTGGCCCGCTCGGCCGTGGAGAACTTCCTCCTCTGGCAGATGCAGGATCACGGCAGCAGCGAGCTGCACATGGGGGTGTCTCTGTCCGTCGCTGTGCTCTCCGAGGCCGCCTTCCCCCTTCTGTCCGCCCGGGTCTCGAAGCTCCTCAGCCCGGGGAGGGTGCTTGTCGTTGGGACTGCGAGCCTCGGCTTACAGTGCCTCTACTACTCCTTCCTCTGGGGACCCTGGGCCGCCCTCCCCGCTCAGGTGCTCAGCTCTTTTAGCGCCGGCGCCCTCTGGTGGGCCGTGAGGATCCAGTGCGAGGACGTGGCCACGCCGGGCACCGAGAGGAGGGTGAGGAGGGTCTTCGACTGCCTGTGTCTGCTCCTGGGGAGCGGGCTCGGCAGTTTCGCGGGGGGGTTCGTGGCGCAGAGGTTCGGGGTGAAGTGGCTGTTCAGAGGCGTGGCGGCGTTGCTGACAGCGTGGTGCGTGTGCCTGCCTCTGCTCCAGTGGAAAGCCCCCCGGCAGCGCAGGATCAACTACTCCCGCCTGCTGGCGGCTGATGCGAGCGAAGCCAGCGACTCCGAGTCAGAGCAGGAGAGAGACTGGCTGGAGAAGGCGATGGAGGACGACAGAGGGAACAACAACTATGACGGAAGGAAAAGCTTCTGAAACCAACACGCTGTGATATTAGAATTAAAGACTTTTTCAGAACAGTGCGGGATTAAAACATAAGACGTCTCCATCATTTTTGTAGCCTTTCATTAATATATTAACTGGTTGTTATGAAGCAGCACCTCTACACTGACAGCGATGAGTCAGGTCCACACTTTGTTCTGAACACTGTTATAATTTGGATTTAGGAGGCCTTTACAAGCGTATATTTGCTTAAGAAGCTGCCGGTTTAGACTGCAAACAAAGCAGCAGGTTTACACGGACTCCTCCGCATGACTTCAACAGCTCTGATGTCCTGACAGGAGAAACAGAACCTGCGAGGCCTCCTGGAAGCAGCGTAAACGCGAGACTGGACCGACATCCTTGATACGCCACGCCCATTGACGCCGCCGACTGTCATTTCCGTCCAACACTTTGGACTCTGACCCGTGAACCGATCACACGTGTTTAAACCCTCCCCGATGCGTTTTGGATAGTAACTGCTGGGCGTCTCTGTTGTCAAACCTGTATTTCGGACGGAGCCGGAGCAAAACGCCTCGCCTCAGGTGACTTCACTTGACCTGCAAAGCTGGTCGACAGGTCCCGGGAGCGCCGCTGCACTAAGATTCCAAATAAACGCTGCATGAAGCGATCCACGGAAATTAACCCTCATATTTATGCAGTTAATTAATGTTTGCGCctaaaaagggttttatttccCCAACACTATGGGCTTTTGTTACCTTTAGTCTAATATGTACCTGCATACCTGAGCAATAAActcattgtgtaaaaaaattcTAGGTTTATGGCTAAAAACGTcttaaaatattactttaaaatattatttctgtttatataGGTGCCcctgttttcattttagcaTGACATCACTGAGAAATAAACATTCATGCAGCGACTTAGAGCCgtagtttggtcattttgaagTGGACGTCTGTGTCGAGGTTGTGAGTAATgagtatctcacctgttgtggGTTTGCAAGAATGAGCTTAAGTCCATCAGAGCTGATGAGCTAATGCAGCTAATCATTGTCATCAGCTTCGCTGTAtgtattcctgtttttttttcttcttttttaatgcgtataaatcttatttattcgtggaattttaaaaaaaacaatatttgatcTTGgatatggcccatcagaacatttcTTTAGGCCACTTGTGGGGGTAGTTGAGGGAGCGGATGGGCGCCTAATCAGTGACCTGTCTCTGTTAttgatcatatcatttacacatgcacaaacagctgttaaatacagaaaaccTCGACTAGAAATAGTTTTATAATCATTGCTTTGGCGCCCCCTACAGCCCCTATGCGCCACATATACTGCATACCCGCTTTTTGTGAGTTTCATCAAAGTGTGCTAAAAGGTTTATAAGCAACTGAAACACAACTAAACAAGCGAAGAAGAACTGTCAGTAAAAGCATAAAGAGGAGCTGCTACGGAAGCCCAGATGTCCGAGCACACaatactacacacacacacacaaaaaagtattCTTTTAAGttgaaactcaaaaaatacaaatgaaacacCTCATTACTCTAAATTTCTAAACCGATACGGTTCAAAGatctatctgcaacaggtaagatattacttgtCCATAACTATCACAGATTCAAACTACTGTTTTAATCTTTGATTacttttagtctgttttttaatgcaggATTAAAAACCTTTGTGGAAAAAATACTTTGGAATTTGGAAACTGATTACAAacaattttgaaataaaatttctcatcgttttgaaaaggaaaaaggaaggaaatTACAAGGAATTGGAGCATTATTTTATGGTTATTGCTATGAATGAATCCTACATGCGTATAGAAGAACACAACTACAACAACTTGTATTTCTTTCAAAAGTGTTTAGCTTTTAAATGAGCCTGCCGTCAGCCCTGTAAACCAAAGACTTTTAGGgcattttaacagtaaaatccTGATTGACCTGATTGAAGACCTGTTTGAGCAGctgtgttgccagatatacgatAGTACTACGACATGATTCCCAAAGCTGAAGTctggaccccaatgtgggtcacccaacaccaagtaggggtccttaaaTAATCTCCACATTTTAAAcctagtttttatgatatatttgctccataattgttacagagagttgaaatacaaatcataaactgataaaagaaatagcataatggatgttaagactgtttgtgttgcatAGCACACTGTTATGCCCGTATTTAATATGGACATTAGcattgtttgatatttaaacagccaacagatgagGTCACGCACCTTTGTCACTATTGTTTTAAGCTAAACaatttgggaaccactgctctataCAATATGACAAATGATAGTTTGGGCATTTCAGTGcactgagggaaaaaaattgtttacatTTGCCAGAACACCCACCTGTGTGTGCCCCCACTCAAAACATATGATAGATTGGGTGAAAATATGATTGTTTCAAAGCAGGGGTGtctaaccctggtcctcgaaggccactattctgcatgttttacttatttccctgctccaacacctgattcaataACTAAAATACCTCTTcgtgttctacagaagcctgttaatcacccattgattcaaatcaggtgtgttggagcagagaaacaagtaaaacctgcaggatagtggctctccaggaccaggatcggcCACTCCTGTTTGGAAGCGAGAATACGATAcgtcatttcctatctggcaaccccGTCGAGCAGTACTGTCCgctgccagcagggggcgcgGCTCCTGACGCCATCCCAGCCTCCAATCTGGTCACTGCGGGCTGCTTTCCCTTTAAAGGCCGAGCGGCTTCGGTCGGTGCACCCCACACAGCCCGGCTCGGCTCGGAGCGGCTCGTTGTCggggctcggctcggctcggttcggctcGGACCCCCGGGCGGGCGGGTGGGGGGTTCCCTGTCCGTCCACCGTCATGGAGTTCCTGCTGGGGAACCCGTTCGGCTCGCCGGTCGGGCAGCGGATAGGTGAGCTCTGCTGAACAGGCCTGCAGCCTCCCTGCTCAGTTGCTTTCTAATATCACACAAGGTGGCTTTATTCTCTTTAAATGGTATGTTTGTGATACAATGCGTAAACGCtctaacaggaaaaaaacaaaaaaaacaatgtaaataatttaaggATGATAGCGGCTTATGGGGTGATTGACGCCTCTTCTGGACAATGAGTCAGCGgcagggggagggagggggcggGCTGCGAGGTGGGCCTGTTGTGTGTCGTCGTCGTCCCCCCACCCCGACACGACACAAACCGATCCGAACCGAGCCGGGCGAGACGTGAAGCTGACCCAAATGTGCTGCCttcatggtgtgtgtgtgtgtgtgtgtgtgtgtgtgtgtgtgtgtcagtcagagaagcagctgcagctccgtGCGGAAGGATCTGCTGCAGAGTCCGTAAACTCGCATTTCTGCCTGTTtacacctgcagcagctgaagctccaCCCACACTGACGTCACCTGGTGGTCCACCTGAGGCTGAAGCTCCTGGAAACACTCTGGCTGTTTCTGCTACAAATACGATTTCATATTTAGTCAACTAGTATGTCACCGTGATCGCCTGAATagattgttttgggtcaggatGGGGGGTTAGTGGTGAGATTACGAAccataaatatcttacctgtcggtGATAGCTCTCTGTACAGCAGGACTGACGCACGGATGGCAGTAGCTTTAATttccaaaatttcatagcagctTATGTACAGTattatcagtttcacattactcTATGAGGTAGTAATACACAACACAGTCCTGTACTTTATCTGGTACTTACCCTGTACTTACTGGGTACCTACCTACGACCCAGTTGTTGGTACCAGGCACATACCTGGTTAAATACACGCTGAATAACTGGGATGTACCGTGTAAATACCTCCCATGTACCACACGTAATGAGCTGTGCTGCTACCCCATGGTATTGTTTACATACACATCTGTTCTATATGTGAGTGTAAGCcagtccagtcagaatcaaACCTTATTTCTCcagatcattcaaagagctcCTTACTGCAagtaagatgttatttgttcatCAACATTCCTCGtaactttagttaaaaaaaaaaaaaaaaaaagctgctttaagcTAAAGTGGTTTGCGGCGTAATTAGAAACCGTGATTGTACGTTAGGGTGCGCTTCAAGTCTGGATTTGAGCCACGTCTCAGTGTGAGGGTCACGGCTTGGTTTGGGTTCGGTGCcacaggaaaaggaaacaaatgctAGTTTTCTGTTGTTGGTTTTCAACCTTCCCCGAAGCAGGGACAGATGGCGAACTTCTGTCTCCAGTGTGGTCGCGTGCTATGTACAGCACTGTAGGATCTGGAATTTCACTATAAAATGCAACTGTAAACTGTGCCCTAGCACGCAtgtgtcaaacaggaagtttaataAAGTCTCTCTTGGGTTTATtagaaaaatcagtttaaagcaaaacaaaatccaaaattcTATTGTTTTGACCTAGCTAGTGTGGGACAGTGACGCTTGATATCCGGGGTATCGAATGATTACATAAATAGCCACAGATGGGGGGGGTTTAACAACCCTGATTATATGACACGATTGCTTGCCATACTAGTCTCCCTCCGCTGCTTTTTCTGCGGAGCTTTTTCCTCGCAGCTGATTTCAAAGCGTCCGTACGGGCGCGGCGATCACCCGGGCCAACCTGTTCACGAGTACACGTACACGCCTATCCACCGtgttcctcctccctcccttttCACAGAGCGCGCGACCAGCTCCAGCTTACCGTCCGAGGACTGGGAAGTCAACATGGAGATCTGTGACCTGATCAACAGCTCAGAGGaagggtgtgtttgtgtgttttatctgtCAACATCAGAAACCAAGCCGCTCCCTGGAGCTTACAAGCCTCTGACTGTTGCAAACTCTCTGATTTCAGCCCCAGAGATGCACTCAGAGCCATAAAGAAGAGGATCGTCGGCAACAAGAATTTTAAGGAGGTCATGTTGACGCTCACTGTGAGTGTTCGCTCAGTGATTAGATTTACAGATCTCACAGCCATACACAACTGCCGGCCGTAGATGTAACCATTTGATGTACattcacaactgattaacttctgagtCATCCCAATGCAAGATGGGTGCCACGGCTGagtgactttaggaaacacaaaaacggctgaATGGCTGCTGTGGTATCACACCATGTACTCCGAGCACTAATACATCCAACACGATCTCATAACACCACGTgcgatttgaccaaaacgactacagcttcttttcatcataagataCTCTTAATTTAAAACGCTGCCATAAAAGGCtgtgggtgatatgtattccttcagggctctttaatttaaagctgaactgagatcaaatctcaaaaaatttacatttcatgaatgttatttagtcaaacacatccacacaacattgcagggactCGTttatctgacctaaaacttCAATAAGTTTTAGTCAATGATTTCCGAAGTGGGTAATTTGTGACCAAGCGCTGTGCCACGGCCGGCCAAGAACGCCGCTACTGTCCGGTTATTTACTCGTGGAAATGGAAGAGAAAAGCCCTTTTCTGAACATgaagaaatgccggaagacttCACAGGAGTACTGGATATACAACCacaccagtatgaacctgagcTGATGGCTGGATCTCCGGAATCAGATCGAAACTCTTTAGATTCGGATTCCGAcgatcaccaggaccgtcatggccgacaaaacaagaTTCATAATGACCCAGTTAGGAACATGGAACGGTGAGAACAGATTACCTCCAGATTGTTGTCAtaacatcagtacacaacactgcaaatcaacataaagacagcaggagagagctaacgttgctaactggatgctaacaATGCTAATTCGTTAAAAACGTGAGCTTCAGAGtagcgtttatgaactctcacaccagagtaaactaatcaacagtaggttcttttgtttaaacacatggattgtttatattcttttctctgaatcacaaactgatctcaggctgtcggcctgtaagcagctcagaccttttaatgacggCGAGCGTTCATTTCACATTTGAAGTagggtcggagcggtgcttctctttgaagtggtccgaaaaatagtttttttggtttttgttttttttttaattttgcatattttttttctttctttcaactgatgttggcttcaaaacaccttttcagttcagctttaagtattttttttacgtctcttcttgtttttaatttgaccgCAGGTTCTGGAAACCTGCGTGAAAAACTGCGGCTACAGGTTTCACGTCCTGGTGTCGACACGGGATTTCATAGAGGGGGTTCTGGTGCGCTCGATCATCCCGAGGAACAACCCTCCGCAGGTGGTGCACGACAGAGTGCTCGGCATCGTACAGGTGGGGCGCGAGCCGCGGTTGAAGACGCCTCGCCTCGTCACTTGGCTCGCCTGTcagtaatttgtgttttttgtttttgtcactcgCCAAGGCGTGGGCCGACGCATTCCGCAGCTCGCCCGACCTGACGGGCGTGGTGTCGGTGTATGAAGACCTGCGAAGGAAGGGACTGGAGTTCCCCGTGGCTCAGGCCGATTGGTATTCATCGGGTCAAGGCCCAAAAAAGGTGCAGGCGGTGTTGGGTTTCCCGTTCGGCTGCTAATGGCCGCCTGCTTTCGTCTTATCTTTTGCTCGTTTCTTGTCCTCTCTGTGCCTCTGCCTGTCAGACTTCGGCTGGGAACGGGCCCGCTGTCACTGCTTTACCCGCTGTGTGCTTGTCTTCTAAACCTCCTCTCATCCCATCtcaaatctctgagctcaaactgGCCCTGGAGGGAAACCATGCCTTCACCCCCAGCCAGGTGATGAAGCCAGAAAACGCcactttctcttcctccttgtCAGTTAACACGACTACTTTTATCGTTCCTGTGTCTCTCCGCTCACTTTGACCTCTAAGCCTTCGTCAGTATTTGCCTGATTTTCAGCCACCTGTCGTAGTTAAGCGAACCTTTACGTTCCAGgtgaaaaagctaaaaacgGAGCTGGGGGTGGTGCGAAGCAACCTGACCACGATGTCAGAGATGATGAGCCATCTGGA
It encodes:
- the mfsd6l gene encoding major facilitator superfamily domain-containing protein 6-like; this translates as MRRTKQINIKRALALAGTFGFLRSCSKACLLPFLTLYFRQLGLCPAMAGIVVGARHLMALVWSPVASLLAKHYNKRRAAVGCSLVLSAAAALTLLVLPPAGAPCAPAGSCNASNPSSAPSQSLHDPLNTTSARIRPHTLTAVPSNTSADAKPAPEARNASSSDHRDKPHPPLSKENASVVLNSGREEINTVNSTVSSLEAKVRHNRSVFALDQPEEAQTRRSGFLGSLKEMDSQSQLFFLILIIVSVWELVSAPLEWTVDDGLYEYLDFADASDHYSSTEVWGLLGAACGVGGAGLLVSRLGCLIAADTPRSAVHFYCYAGLVTAALPVAACLPLYLSKKRDRASGLLKAMQLVHGSPRALLCAATVFLAGVARSAVENFLLWQMQDHGSSELHMGVSLSVAVLSEAAFPLLSARVSKLLSPGRVLVVGTASLGLQCLYYSFLWGPWAALPAQVLSSFSAGALWWAVRIQCEDVATPGTERRVRRVFDCLCLLLGSGLGSFAGGFVAQRFGVKWLFRGVAALLTAWCVCLPLLQWKAPRQRRINYSRLLAADASEASDSESEQERDWLEKAMEDDRGNNNYDGRKSF
- the tom1 gene encoding target of Myb protein 1 isoform X3 — encoded protein: MTRLLAILVSLRCFFCGAFSSQLISKRPYGRGDHPGQPVHEYTYTPIHRVPPPSLFTERATSSSLPSEDWEVNMEICDLINSSEEGPRDALRAIKKRIVGNKNFKEVMLTLTVLETCVKNCGYRFHVLVSTRDFIEGVLVRSIIPRNNPPQVVHDRVLGIVQAWADAFRSSPDLTGVVSVYEDLRRKGLEFPVAQADWYSSGQGPKKTSAGNGPAVTALPAVCLSSKPPLIPSQISELKLALEGNHAFTPSQVKKLKTELGVVRSNLTTMSEMMSHLDPVTVKQADMELLEQLYTVCKEMQDRIVKIIPRLSEERLIQELLATNDDMNTAFTRYHRFERRLMNGQSAEQKSHSYVNLADLDSSVGQSGVPSLRSDSSFSLSKADSVSSQMAKLSTSESDDLLSQKINVLTQQRSSSKNEASVDGRARAQDDTLQNTGTIPITQSNVMDDIEKWLALDDEYDDFEDSDGVTSEEFDRFLAERAKAAERLPSLRASSQDINSSES
- the tom1 gene encoding target of Myb protein 1 isoform X1 produces the protein MTRLLAILVSLRCFFCGAFSSQLISKRPYGRGDHPGQPVHEYTYTPIHRVPPPSLFTERATSSSLPSEDWEVNMEICDLINSSEEGPRDALRAIKKRIVGNKNFKEVMLTLTVLETCVKNCGYRFHVLVSTRDFIEGVLVRSIIPRNNPPQVVHDRVLGIVQAWADAFRSSPDLTGVVSVYEDLRRKGLEFPVAQADWYSSGQGPKKTSAGNGPAVTALPAVCLSSKPPLIPSQISELKLALEGNHAFTPSQVKKLKTELGVVRSNLTTMSEMMSHLDPVTVKQADMELLEQLYTVCKEMQDRIVKIIPRLSEERLIQELLATNDDMNTAFTRYHRFERRLMNGQSAEQKSHSYVNLADLDSSVGQSGVPSLRSDSSFSLSKADSVSSQMAKLSTSESDDLLSQKINVLTQQRSSSKNEASVDGRARAQDDTLQNTGTDESPASSRSSSPKLDWMIKRGMIPITQSNVMDDIEKWLALDDEYDDFEDSDGVTSEEFDRFLAERAKAAERLPSLRASSQDINSSES
- the tom1 gene encoding target of Myb protein 1 isoform X2 → MTRLLAILVSLRCFFCGAFSSQLISKRPYGRGDHPGQPVHEYTYTPIHRVPPPSLFTERATSSSLPSEDWEVNMEICDLINSSEEGPRDALRAIKKRIVGNKNFKEVMLTLTVLETCVKNCGYRFHVLVSTRDFIEGVLVRSIIPRNNPPQVVHDRVLGIVQAWADAFRSSPDLTGVVSVYEDLRRKGLEFPVAQADWYSSGQGPKKTSAGNGPAVTALPAVCLSSKPPLIPSQISELKLALEGNHAFTPSQVKKLKTELGVVRSNLTTMSEMMSHLDPVTVKQADMELLELYTVCKEMQDRIVKIIPRLSEERLIQELLATNDDMNTAFTRYHRFERRLMNGQSAEQKSHSYVNLADLDSSVGQSGVPSLRSDSSFSLSKADSVSSQMAKLSTSESDDLLSQKINVLTQQRSSSKNEASVDGRARAQDDTLQNTGTDESPASSRSSSPKLDWMIKRGMIPITQSNVMDDIEKWLALDDEYDDFEDSDGVTSEEFDRFLAERAKAAERLPSLRASSQDINSSES